The following is a genomic window from Streptomyces lincolnensis.
CCCGAGGACGTGGCGGCCGCGGGGAGCCTCTTCCATGCCTCGCGCGTGGTCTCGGCCCAGCTGGAGATCCCGTTGGAGACGGTCGAGGAGGTCGTCCGCAGTCTCGCGCCGGACAGTCGTTTCGTGCTGAACCCCTCGCCTCCGCGACGGCTGCCCGCCGAGGTCCTGGCCGCCTGCGACCCGCTGATCGTCAACGAGCACGAGGCGAAGGTGATCCTGGGCGAGGGCGCGGCCGGGGTGAGCGACGAACCCGCGGACTGGGCGCGGCTGCTGCTGGCCAAGGGCCCGCGGTCGGTGGTGATCACGCTCGGCGCCGAGGGCTCGCTGGTCGCCTCCGGCGAGGGGGTGACCCGGATCGCCGCCGTCGCGGTGGACGCCGTGGACACCACCGGGGCGGGCGACGCGTTCACCGCGGCGCTGGCCTGGCGGCTGGGCGCGGGCGCGTCCCTCGAAGAGGCGGCGGCGTACGCCTCCCGGGTCGGGGCGGCGGCCGTCACCCGGCGGGGGGCGCAGGACTCGTTCCCGACGGCGGAGGAGGTCGGCGCGCTGTGAAGAGGGCCGGAATCCTGAACCGTCATCTGTCCGGGGCGCTGGCCGAGCTGGGGCACGGGGACGGGGTGCTGGTGTGCGACGCCGGGATGCCGATACCCGACGGGCCGCGCGTCGTCGACCTGGCGTTCCGGGCCGGGGTGCCGTCCTTCGCCGAGGTGGTGGAGGGCCTGCTGGCCGAGCTGGTGGTGGAGGGCGCGACGGCGGCGAGCGAGGTGCGGGAGGCGAACGCGGCGGCCTCGGACCTGCTGGACGGGCACTTCCCCGAACTGCGCCTCGTCTCCCACGAGAAGCTCAAGGAGCTGTCGGCCGGCGCGCGGCTGGTCGTCCGCACGGGCGAGGCCCGGCCGTACGCGAACGTGCTGCTGCGGTGCGGGGTGTTCTTCTAGCAGTCCCTGCGCGGCAGGCCCCGCGCAGGCCCCCGGAAAGCTTCGAGGGGGCCCGGTCCGTCGACCGGGCCCCCTCGGGTTTTCCCCTCCGTACCAGAACCCCGATCCCCCCAGATCCCCCTCCGAAGAGCCCTGATGCCACGTACGACCCGCGAGGTGGGCGGAGGGTTGTACGCCTTCTCCGGATTTTTTTCGCGACCGCCTGAGGCGGCCCGGGTGTCAGTGGCGGCCTCTACGTTTTCCTCATGACTCCTGAGGAGACGCGGGGCCGGCTGGGTCCCTTCCGTGACAAGGCGCTCGCGCGTGGGATCCCGGTCGACGAGGTGGAGCGGTGGATGGACACCGCCCGTCCCTGCGCGATCCTGGCGAAGGACGGGGACGGGGACGGGCCGGTCGTGGGCCGGTTCGGTGGTCCGCTGCTGCTTCCCGTCGGCACCCCGCATCCCTCCCACCCCTTCGTCGCCTCCCTCGACCTCGCGGCCCTGCCCGCCGACGCCACGGACCTCCCTCTGCCGGCCGACGGCCGGCTGCTGCTGTTCGCCTACCCCGAGGACGAGGGCGGCGGCGCCGACATGGGGCACGTGCTGTACGTCCCCGCCGATGCGGCCGTGACGGAGCGGGACAAGGACGCCTGGCCCCTGTACGAGATCGACGAGTACCGGGAGGTGTTCGAGCGGTTCCCGGAGGAACCGCTGCGGGCGACGGCCGAGGTCTCCCTGCCCTACCACCACCTGGTCGAACTCCCCGAACCCCCGTACGCCGATGTGCTGCCCGGCCATCCCCACGCCGAGGAACTGGCCGAGGTGTGGGACGAGACGTACGACGACATAGCCGCCTCGGGGCCGCTCCAGCTCGGCGGATACGCCTCGCAGGAGGCCGTCGACGTCGACCCGGTCGCCACCGCCGTGGCCCGCGCGACGGGCCGGGCCCGACCGGCCCTGGAAGAGGTCGCCGACTGGGTGCTGCTCGCGGACTGGTCCCCCGACATCACGGGCCAGGAGGGCGCCACCGTCCACTGGGTGATCCGACGCGGGGACCTGGCCGCGCACCGCTTCGACCGCGCGTTCACCTCGGTCTTCTGGAATCCGTGACCGCAGCCCCATCCCGTCCGTGACGGAATGGGGCTGCGGACGAGGCCGGCACCGCTGATCAGTCCGTGTGGGCCACGAACCGTTCGGCGGTCTCGGCGAGGACCTCGCGGCCGTCGCGGGCCCACAGGACGTCGTTGAAGAGCTCGACCTCGATGGCGCCGGTGTAGCCGGCCGCCTCGACATGGCGCTGCCACTCACGCATGTCGATCGAGCCGTCGCCGATCTGTCCGCGGCCGGTCAGGACGCCCTCGGGCAGCGGGGTCGTCCAGTCGGCGAGCTGGAAGGTGTGGATACGGCCGCCGGCGCCCGCGCGGGCGATCTGCGCGGGCGCGTGGTCGTCCCACCAGATGTGGTAGGTGTCCACGGTCACGCCGACCTGCTGCGCGGGGAAGCGCTCCGCGATGTCGAGGGCCTGGGCGAGGGTGGAGACCACGCAGCGGTCGGAGGCGTACATGGGGTGCAGCGGCTCGATGGCCAGTCGGACGCCGTTCGACTCCGCGTAGGGGCCCAGCTCGGCGAGCGCGTCGGCGATCCGCTCGCGCGCGCCGTGCAGGTCCTTGGAGCCGGCCGGGAGGCCGCCGGAGACCAGGACGAGGGTGTCCGTGCCGAGCGTGGCCGCCTCGTCGATGGCACGGCGGTTGTCGGCCAGGGCCGCGGCCCGCTCCTCGGGGTCGATCGCCGTGAAGAAGCCGCCCCGGCACAGGGTGGTGACGGTCAGGCCCGCGTCGCGGACCAGTTTCGCCGTCTCCTCCACGCCGTACGACTGGACGGGCTCGCGCCACAGGCCGACGTTGCCGACGCCCAGCTCGCGGCAGGTGTCGACCAGTTCCGGCAGCGACAGCTGCTTGACCGTCATCTGGTTGATGGAGAAACGGGAGAGGTCGCCGGTCACTGGTCCACCCCGTACAGCGAGAGCAGGTTCTTCATGCGCTCCTCCGCCAGCTTCGGGTCTGGGAACAGGCCCAGTCCGTCGGCGAGTTCGTAGGCGCGGGCGAAGTGCGGCAGCGAGCGGGCCGACTGGAGGCCGCCGACCATCGTGAAGTGGGACTGGTGGCCCGCGAGCCACGCCAGGAACACCACGCCCGTCTTGTAGAAGCGGGTCGGCGCCTGGAAGAGGTGGCGGGACAACTCGACCGTGGGGTCGAGGAGTTCGCGGAAGCCCGCCGTGTCGCCCGTGTCCAGGACGCGCACCGCCTCGGCCGCCAGCGGGCCCAGCGGATCGAAGATGCCGAGCAGGGCGTGGCTGAAGCCCTTCTCGTCGCCCGCGATCAGCTCGGGGTAGTTGAAGTCGTCGCCCGTGTAGCAGCGGACGCCCTCGGGCAGGCGGCGGCGGATGTCGATCTCCCGCTGGGCCTCCAGCAGGGAGACCTTGATGCCGTCCACCTTGTCCGGGTGCGCGGCGATGACCTCCAGGAAGGTGTCCGTGGCCGCGTCCAGGTCGGACGAGCCCCAGTAGCCCTCCAGCGCCGGGTCGAACATCGGGCCGAGCCAGTGCAGGACGACCGGTTCGGCGGCCTGGCGCAGCAGGTGCCCGTAGACCTCCAGGTAGTCCTCGGGGCCCTTGGCCGCCGCCGCGAGGGCGCGGGAGGCCATCAGGATCGCCTGGGCGCCGGACTCCTCGACGAGGGCCAGCTGCTCCTCGTAGGCCGCGCGGACCTCGTCCAGGGTCGCCGGGCCGGTCAGCTGGTCGGTGCCGACGCCGCAGGCGATGAGGCCGCCGACCGACCTGGCCTCGGCGGCGGACCGGCGGATCAGCTCGGCCGCGCCCGCCCAGTCCAGGCCCATGCCGCGCTGGGCGGTGTCCATCGCCTCGGCGACACCGAGGCCGTGCGACCACAGGTGGCGGCGGAAGGCGAGGGTGGCGTCCCAGTCGACGGCCGCCGGGGAGTCCGGGGTGGTGTCGGCGAACGGGTCCGCGACGACATGCGCCGCCGAGAAGACCGTACGGGAGGTGAGGGGGGTGCCGGAGGTGACGGCGAGGGGCTCCTGCCGGGGCTCGTAGACGCGGAAGCCCCCCTCGGGGTCGGGGAGTCGGACGGTCACAGGGAGACCTCCGGTACGTCGAGACGGCGGCCCTCGGCCGAGGACCTCAGGCCCAGCTCGGCGAGCTGGACGCCGCGGGCGCCGGCGAGGAGGTCCCAGTGGTAGGGGGCGTCGGCGTAGACGTGCCTCAGGAACAGCTCCCACTGGGCCTTGAAGCCGTTGTCGAACTCGGCGTTGTCGGGCACCTCCTGCCACTGGTCGCGGAAGACCTCGGTGGCGGGGATGTCCGGGTTCCAGACCGGCTTGGGGGTGGCGCTGCGGTGCTGGACACGGCAGTTGCGCAGACCGGCGACCGCGGAGCCCTCGGTGCCGTCGACCTGGAACTCGACGAGTTCGTCGCGGTTGACGCGGACCGCCCAGGAGGAGTTGATCTGGGCGATGGCGCCGCCTTCGAGTTCGAAGACGCCGTACGCCGCGTCGTCCGCCGTGGCGTCGTAGGGCTTGTCGTTCTCGTCCCAGCGCTGCGGGATGTGGGTGGCGGTGAGGGCCTGGACGGACTTCACGCGGCCGAACAGCTCGTGCAGCACGTACTCCCAGTGCGGGAACATGTCGACAACGATGCCACCGCCGTCCTCGGCGCGGTAGTTCCAGGAGGGGCGCTGGGCGGTCTGCCAGTCGCCCTCGAAGACCCAGTAGCCGAACTCGCCGCGGATCGAGAGGATGCGGCCGAAGAAGCCGCCGTCGATGAGGCGCTTGAGCTTGAGCAGGCCCGGCAGGAACAGCTTGTCCTGGACCACGCCGTGCTTGATGCCGGCCGCGGCGGCCAGCCTCGCCAGCTCCAGGGCGCCGTCGAGACCGGTGGCGGTGGGCTTCTCGGTGTAGATGTGCTTGCCCGCGGCGATCGCCTTCTTGATCGCCTCCTCGCGGGCGGAGGTGACCTGGGCGTCGAAGTAGATCTCGACGGTCGGGTCGGCGAGGACCGCGTCGACGTCCGTGGAGATGTTCGCCGGGTCCAGGCCGTGCTGCTCGGCGAGTGCCTTGAGGGCGTGCTCGCGGCGGCCGACCAGGATCGGCTCGGGCCACAGCACGGTGCCGTCGCCGAGGTCGAGGCCGCCCTGCTCGCGGAGGGCCAGGATGGAGCGGACCAGGTGCTGGCGGTAGCCCATGCGCCCGGTCACACCGTTCATGGCGATTCGCACCGTCTTGCGTGTCACGTCAGTCCCTTCGTAGGAGTCGTACGCGGTTGTGCGCGCCGCGCACGCTCCACTGATGAGCGTTACAGCAAGCGCTTTCTATCTACGAAGAAGCTAGCCTCTGAGCAGCGGTCTGGACAAGAGCGTGACGGGGTTGAGTTGTTCGAGGGGGCGAACAACGGGGGGTCGGGGCTTTAGGGTCTGGTCGACACGTGATCGGCTCCTGCCCGGCTTTCCGATCGTGGGAACCGGTGCGGGCTTCAGATCTGTGGATGACGACGTACGACGAGGTACCGAGGTACGACGAGATGCGCGACCGGAGGACGACGAGATGACGGTGACCCTGGCGGACGTGGCGGCCCGCGCGCAGGTCTCGCCCGCGACGGTGTCGCGCGTGCTGAACGGGAACTATCCCGTGGCCGCTTCCACCCGCGAGCGGGTGCTGCGCGCCGTGGACGAGCTGGACTACGTGCTGAACGGGCCGGCGAGCGCGCTGGCGGCGGCCACGTCCGACCTGGTGGGGATTCTCGTCAACGACATCGCCGACCCCTTCTTCGGGATCATGGCGGGGGCGATCCAGTCGGAGATCGGGGGGCCGGGCGGGCGGGCCGGGGGTGAGCGGCTGGCGGTCGTGTGCAACACGGGGGGTTCTCCCGAGCGGGAGCTGACGTATCTGACCCTGCTGCAGCGGCAGCGGGCCGCGGCGGTCGTCCTGACCGGCGGGGCGGTGGAGGACGAGCCGCATCAGAAGGCCATGTCGGCGAAGCTGCGGAAGCTGGCGGAGGCGGGGACCCGGATCGTGCTGTGCGGGCGGCCGCCGGCGCCGGAGACCGGGGCCTTCGCGCTGACCTTCGACAACCGCGGGGGCGGGCGGGAGCTGACCGAGCACCTCATCGGGCTGGGGCACCGTCGGCTCGGCTACATCGCCGGACCCGAGGAGCGCACGACCACGCGGCACCGGCTGGAGGGGCATCGGGCGGCCCTCGACGCCCACGGGATCACCGAGGATCCCCGGTGGACCGTGTGGGGGCGCTACGACCGGCAGTCCGGCTACGACGCCACGCTGGAGCTGCTGCGGCGGGATCCGTCGTTGACCGCCGTCGTCGCCGCGAACGACTCCGTCGCGCTGGGGGCGTGTGCGGCGCTGCGGGATTCCGGGCTGCGGATTCCGGAGGACGTCTCCGTCGCCGGGTTCGACGATCTGCCGTTCAGCGTGGACGCGGTGCCGGCGTTGACGACGGTGCGGTTGCCTCTCGCGGAGGCGGGGGCTCGGGCGGGGCGGATCGCGATGGGGCGGGAGGAGCCGCCGCCGGGGGGGATCGCGACGGTTCGGGGGGAGCTGATGGTTCGGGGGTCTTCTGGGGGGCCGCGGGGTTGACGGGGGCTGTTGGGGTGCGGGGGG
Proteins encoded in this region:
- a CDS encoding dihydrodipicolinate synthase family protein, which produces MTVRLPDPEGGFRVYEPRQEPLAVTSGTPLTSRTVFSAAHVVADPFADTTPDSPAAVDWDATLAFRRHLWSHGLGVAEAMDTAQRGMGLDWAGAAELIRRSAAEARSVGGLIACGVGTDQLTGPATLDEVRAAYEEQLALVEESGAQAILMASRALAAAAKGPEDYLEVYGHLLRQAAEPVVLHWLGPMFDPALEGYWGSSDLDAATDTFLEVIAAHPDKVDGIKVSLLEAQREIDIRRRLPEGVRCYTGDDFNYPELIAGDEKGFSHALLGIFDPLGPLAAEAVRVLDTGDTAGFRELLDPTVELSRHLFQAPTRFYKTGVVFLAWLAGHQSHFTMVGGLQSARSLPHFARAYELADGLGLFPDPKLAEERMKNLLSLYGVDQ
- a CDS encoding sugar phosphate isomerase/epimerase family protein; translation: MTVKQLSLPELVDTCRELGVGNVGLWREPVQSYGVEETAKLVRDAGLTVTTLCRGGFFTAIDPEERAAALADNRRAIDEAATLGTDTLVLVSGGLPAGSKDLHGARERIADALAELGPYAESNGVRLAIEPLHPMYASDRCVVSTLAQALDIAERFPAQQVGVTVDTYHIWWDDHAPAQIARAGAGGRIHTFQLADWTTPLPEGVLTGRGQIGDGSIDMREWQRHVEAAGYTGAIEVELFNDVLWARDGREVLAETAERFVAHTD
- a CDS encoding DUF1963 domain-containing protein, producing the protein MTPEETRGRLGPFRDKALARGIPVDEVERWMDTARPCAILAKDGDGDGPVVGRFGGPLLLPVGTPHPSHPFVASLDLAALPADATDLPLPADGRLLLFAYPEDEGGGADMGHVLYVPADAAVTERDKDAWPLYEIDEYREVFERFPEEPLRATAEVSLPYHHLVELPEPPYADVLPGHPHAEELAEVWDETYDDIAASGPLQLGGYASQEAVDVDPVATAVARATGRARPALEEVADWVLLADWSPDITGQEGATVHWVIRRGDLAAHRFDRAFTSVFWNP
- a CDS encoding ribokinase codes for the protein MYDYDLLVVGSANADLVIGVERRPGAGETVLGSDLVTHPGGKGANQAVAAARLGARTALLARVGDDAHGRLLLDSQRAAGVDTVGVLVGGAPTGVALITVDPSGDNSIVVSPGANGRLTPEDVAAAGSLFHASRVVSAQLEIPLETVEEVVRSLAPDSRFVLNPSPPRRLPAEVLAACDPLIVNEHEAKVILGEGAAGVSDEPADWARLLLAKGPRSVVITLGAEGSLVASGEGVTRIAAVAVDAVDTTGAGDAFTAALAWRLGAGASLEEAAAYASRVGAAAVTRRGAQDSFPTAEEVGAL
- a CDS encoding Gfo/Idh/MocA family protein, coding for MTRKTVRIAMNGVTGRMGYRQHLVRSILALREQGGLDLGDGTVLWPEPILVGRREHALKALAEQHGLDPANISTDVDAVLADPTVEIYFDAQVTSAREEAIKKAIAAGKHIYTEKPTATGLDGALELARLAAAAGIKHGVVQDKLFLPGLLKLKRLIDGGFFGRILSIRGEFGYWVFEGDWQTAQRPSWNYRAEDGGGIVVDMFPHWEYVLHELFGRVKSVQALTATHIPQRWDENDKPYDATADDAAYGVFELEGGAIAQINSSWAVRVNRDELVEFQVDGTEGSAVAGLRNCRVQHRSATPKPVWNPDIPATEVFRDQWQEVPDNAEFDNGFKAQWELFLRHVYADAPYHWDLLAGARGVQLAELGLRSSAEGRRLDVPEVSL
- the rbsD gene encoding D-ribose pyranase; translation: MKRAGILNRHLSGALAELGHGDGVLVCDAGMPIPDGPRVVDLAFRAGVPSFAEVVEGLLAELVVEGATAASEVREANAAASDLLDGHFPELRLVSHEKLKELSAGARLVVRTGEARPYANVLLRCGVFF
- a CDS encoding LacI family DNA-binding transcriptional regulator; the protein is MTVTLADVAARAQVSPATVSRVLNGNYPVAASTRERVLRAVDELDYVLNGPASALAAATSDLVGILVNDIADPFFGIMAGAIQSEIGGPGGRAGGERLAVVCNTGGSPERELTYLTLLQRQRAAAVVLTGGAVEDEPHQKAMSAKLRKLAEAGTRIVLCGRPPAPETGAFALTFDNRGGGRELTEHLIGLGHRRLGYIAGPEERTTTRHRLEGHRAALDAHGITEDPRWTVWGRYDRQSGYDATLELLRRDPSLTAVVAANDSVALGACAALRDSGLRIPEDVSVAGFDDLPFSVDAVPALTTVRLPLAEAGARAGRIAMGREEPPPGGIATVRGELMVRGSSGGPRG